Proteins from a genomic interval of Lysobacter stagni:
- the thiL gene encoding thiamine-phosphate kinase, translating into MPEFDLIERIRQRAGARDDVVLGIGDDAAVLCVPAGRQLVVAMDTLNAGVHFPHDTAAADIGWKALAVNLSDLAAMGAEPAWCTLSLSLAQADDAWVDGFLDGFLTVAHAHRVSLVGGDTTRGPLSISVTVHGFVDPGRALRRDAALAGDDVWVSGTLGDAAAALRQWHGGGVRDAFLRGRLDRPTPRVALGQALASVAHACIDISDGLLADLAHVCRGSGVGAQVSVDELPLAPALRAAFDGDARRTLQAAGGDDYELCFTAAPDLRGEVERAGLDAATPVTRIGRIVEGEGVQTATADGQAWHAEHAGYQHFA; encoded by the coding sequence GTGCCGGAATTCGATCTGATCGAACGCATCCGCCAGCGTGCCGGCGCGCGCGATGACGTCGTACTGGGCATCGGCGACGACGCCGCGGTGCTGTGCGTGCCGGCCGGTCGCCAGCTGGTGGTCGCCATGGACACCCTCAATGCCGGCGTGCATTTCCCGCACGACACCGCCGCGGCCGACATCGGCTGGAAGGCGCTCGCGGTGAACCTGTCGGACCTGGCTGCGATGGGCGCCGAACCCGCGTGGTGCACGCTGTCGCTGTCGCTTGCCCAGGCCGACGACGCGTGGGTGGACGGCTTCCTCGACGGATTCCTCACGGTCGCGCACGCGCATCGCGTATCGCTCGTCGGCGGCGATACCACGCGCGGTCCGCTCTCGATCAGCGTTACCGTGCACGGCTTCGTCGATCCCGGCCGCGCGTTGCGTCGCGATGCCGCGCTGGCAGGCGACGATGTGTGGGTGAGTGGCACGCTGGGCGATGCGGCGGCGGCCTTGCGGCAATGGCACGGCGGTGGCGTGCGCGACGCGTTCCTGCGCGGTCGCCTGGACCGGCCGACGCCGCGTGTGGCGCTGGGGCAGGCACTGGCGTCGGTCGCACATGCCTGCATCGACATCTCCGACGGATTGCTGGCCGACCTTGCCCATGTGTGTCGCGGCAGTGGCGTCGGGGCGCAGGTGTCGGTCGACGAGCTCCCGCTTGCGCCGGCTTTGCGCGCGGCCTTCGATGGCGATGCACGTCGCACGTTGCAGGCAGCCGGCGGAGACGACTACGAACTGTGCTTCACGGCTGCACCGGACCTGCGTGGTGAAGTCGAACGCGCCGGCCTGGATGCCGCGACGCCCGTCACGCGCATCGGTCGCATCGTCGAAGGCGAGGGCGTCCAGACGGCCACGGCCGATGGGCAGGCCTGGCATGCGGAGCATGCGGGCTATCAGCATTTCGCCTGA